The Metabacillus schmidteae genome has a segment encoding these proteins:
- a CDS encoding Gfo/Idh/MocA family protein, which yields MSKDGMNYAPKGKPNPVVEKGQFQFAAACLDHGHIYGMCNGLVEAGATLKWVYDPDPEKVAQFVKAFPEVKPAESLEKILTDTEVKLVAGAAIPSKRSELGIQVMKAGKDYFTDKAPFTSLEQLEEAKKVVAQTGQKYMVYYSERLHVEGAVFAGDLIEEGAIGQVIQVTGFGPHRLNAPSRPEWFFKKEQYGGILCDIGSHQIEQFLYYAGCQDAKVLHSKIANYHNSEFPELEDYGDATLVGDNGATNYFRVDWFTPDGLSTWGDGRTFIIGTEGTIEIRKYVDLAREQSGNHVYLVNKGGEQYFNVTGKVGYPFFGQLILDCMNRTETAMTQAHAFKAAELCLLAQEQAIVVSEHKATSNIN from the coding sequence ATGTCAAAGGATGGAATGAACTATGCCCCAAAAGGAAAACCAAATCCTGTCGTAGAAAAAGGGCAATTTCAATTTGCTGCTGCATGTCTTGATCATGGTCATATTTATGGGATGTGTAATGGACTAGTAGAAGCAGGTGCCACATTGAAATGGGTATATGACCCTGATCCAGAAAAAGTAGCTCAGTTTGTTAAAGCATTTCCAGAAGTAAAGCCTGCTGAATCTTTAGAGAAAATATTAACTGATACAGAGGTTAAACTTGTCGCAGGAGCAGCGATTCCATCAAAACGTAGTGAACTTGGAATTCAAGTGATGAAAGCAGGTAAGGATTACTTTACAGACAAAGCACCATTTACTTCCCTGGAACAATTGGAAGAGGCAAAGAAAGTGGTTGCGCAGACCGGACAAAAGTATATGGTGTATTACAGTGAACGTCTCCATGTTGAAGGGGCTGTATTTGCTGGTGATCTCATTGAGGAAGGTGCCATTGGTCAAGTAATTCAAGTTACCGGATTTGGGCCACACCGCTTAAATGCACCGAGCCGACCTGAGTGGTTTTTTAAGAAAGAGCAATATGGTGGGATACTATGTGATATAGGCAGTCATCAAATCGAACAGTTTTTGTACTATGCTGGCTGTCAGGATGCGAAAGTCCTGCATAGTAAAATAGCAAACTATCATAATAGTGAATTTCCTGAGTTAGAGGATTATGGTGATGCCACACTTGTTGGTGATAATGGGGCCACAAATTACTTCCGAGTAGATTGGTTCACACCTGATGGATTAAGTACATGGGGAGACGGAAGAACGTTTATTATCGGAACAGAAGGAACAATTGAGATTCGCAAATATGTTGATCTTGCAAGAGAACAAAGTGGAAATCATGTGTACTTAGTCAATAAAGGCGGAGAACAATATTTTAACGTTACCGGCAAAGTCGGATATCCATTCTTCGGGCAACTCATCCTGGATTGTATGAACCGAACAGAAACAGCGATGACTCAGGCTCATGCCTTTAAAGCTGCTGAATTGTGTTTGCTTGCACAAGAGCAGGCCATCGTTGTTTCAGAACATAAAGCCACAAGCAATATAAACTGA
- a CDS encoding helix-turn-helix transcriptional regulator, whose amino-acid sequence MKKLKGMLYQFIHFRSRSYYQKNLITLLILASLPGMIIGFVMFVISRAHIEGELKEIHENHLYSTMKTIEEQFSYVEELVAHWAVDSSFKENYQEIDLANKYKEIHELYQSLLIMEGSNHLIDRVELYINKPTPIVFTKDRYRHLVQAEQIDAFDDFVKGERTLYWRKSEDQEYSPLRLVHKIPSGIDQPYGAIIVSLNKEKMANLLRAPYEEGTAFLLTDKGQWLFGNSSRMEPEEMDQAILNEVKTHKHTTETFLFEWKQSTYSVTYETFTRLGNTWIYASAAPLSSITAPVLIVSKWMIGVSLGILFIAIILSIIVSKRLYSPLAQLLQKLNDPKYEQSHSNVCNEFELIEERWNNLSKESRALKTQLETQLPLMREGFLLQLIHGYLYSLRESDLKERMQKFGWKAEETRYLPIFIQLFGYGKLEDTKKDEEGLLTFMAANIVEEVLQEINLDSSVINFHDLSLCILLFIPKHMDKSEVTENINELNHQVISGINLTTQMDVSICIGRMTDSVKAIPNIFEETKISLSFRNLQERNQIIEIENLDLLDKSIHFEYPFDVEKEIVHAIRLRMEQDTMMHLHTFVQTLSNVNEAFMKQGMYQLLGRIVEVEMQSGLIPNTVFDGANLYEQLGQIREPDEVEGWFKHEVILPLLEQLSRKQDERMKQLIEKVTSLLQEKYMEDISLDYCADHVNLSPSILSKVFKDIVGVNFIDYLTNIRLSKAKELLVHTDMKINEIAETIGYKNSYFNRLFKKHEGYTPGQYREIRRDQAG is encoded by the coding sequence TTGAAGAAATTGAAGGGGATGTTGTATCAGTTTATTCATTTTCGATCAAGAAGCTATTATCAGAAGAATTTAATTACATTATTAATTCTAGCTAGTTTACCAGGAATGATTATTGGCTTTGTCATGTTTGTTATTAGTAGAGCACATATTGAGGGAGAATTAAAGGAAATTCATGAAAATCATTTATATAGCACAATGAAAACAATCGAAGAACAGTTTTCATATGTTGAAGAATTAGTGGCCCATTGGGCGGTAGACTCCAGCTTTAAAGAAAATTACCAAGAAATAGATCTGGCTAATAAATATAAAGAGATTCATGAATTATATCAATCTCTTTTGATTATGGAGGGATCAAACCACCTTATTGATCGAGTGGAATTATATATTAACAAACCAACACCTATCGTATTCACAAAAGATAGATACAGGCATTTAGTACAAGCTGAGCAAATTGATGCTTTTGATGATTTTGTTAAAGGAGAACGAACACTTTATTGGAGAAAAAGTGAAGATCAGGAATATTCTCCTTTAAGGCTGGTACACAAAATACCAAGCGGTATTGATCAACCTTATGGAGCTATTATTGTTTCGTTAAACAAAGAAAAAATGGCCAATTTATTGCGTGCTCCTTATGAAGAAGGAACGGCATTCTTATTAACAGACAAGGGACAATGGTTGTTTGGTAACAGCAGCAGAATGGAACCAGAAGAGATGGATCAAGCTATCCTGAATGAAGTAAAAACTCATAAACATACAACGGAAACATTTTTGTTTGAATGGAAACAATCTACTTATTCTGTCACATATGAAACCTTTACCCGATTAGGCAATACGTGGATTTATGCATCAGCTGCACCATTATCAAGCATAACAGCACCTGTTCTCATCGTATCAAAATGGATGATTGGAGTAAGTCTAGGTATATTATTTATTGCTATTATTTTATCAATTATTGTTTCTAAACGGCTTTATTCACCACTTGCTCAGTTACTCCAGAAATTGAATGACCCTAAATATGAACAGTCCCATTCCAACGTTTGTAATGAGTTTGAATTAATTGAAGAAAGATGGAACAATCTCTCAAAGGAAAGCCGTGCATTAAAAACACAATTAGAAACACAGCTGCCCCTTATGCGGGAAGGATTTCTTTTGCAGCTTATTCATGGATATCTTTACTCGTTACGTGAATCGGATTTGAAGGAGCGTATGCAAAAGTTTGGGTGGAAGGCAGAAGAGACGAGATATTTGCCGATTTTCATCCAGTTATTTGGATACGGAAAATTGGAGGATACGAAAAAAGATGAAGAAGGTCTGCTGACATTTATGGCTGCAAATATTGTAGAAGAGGTATTACAGGAAATCAATTTAGATAGTAGTGTGATTAATTTTCATGACCTCTCTCTATGTATATTGCTGTTTATTCCGAAACACATGGACAAAAGTGAAGTGACAGAGAATATCAATGAATTAAATCATCAGGTCATAAGTGGAATCAACCTTACAACCCAAATGGATGTGTCAATTTGTATTGGAAGAATGACAGATTCAGTAAAAGCCATTCCGAATATTTTTGAGGAGACAAAAATATCACTTAGCTTCCGAAATCTGCAAGAGAGAAATCAAATTATTGAAATTGAAAACTTAGATCTATTGGATAAGTCTATTCATTTCGAGTATCCGTTTGATGTAGAAAAGGAAATTGTTCACGCCATCCGTCTAAGAATGGAGCAGGATACAATGATGCATTTGCATACGTTTGTCCAAACCCTTTCTAATGTTAATGAAGCTTTTATGAAACAGGGGATGTATCAATTATTAGGAAGAATTGTGGAAGTTGAAATGCAATCCGGCCTGATTCCAAACACTGTTTTTGACGGAGCTAATCTATATGAGCAACTCGGTCAGATTCGTGAGCCTGACGAAGTGGAAGGGTGGTTTAAACATGAGGTCATATTGCCGCTACTCGAACAGCTATCCCGTAAACAGGATGAACGGATGAAACAATTGATTGAAAAGGTGACATCTTTACTTCAGGAAAAGTATATGGAGGATATTTCATTGGATTACTGTGCAGATCACGTGAATTTGAGTCCTTCCATTCTTAGTAAAGTTTTTAAAGATATAGTGGGGGTGAATTTTATTGATTATTTAACAAATATCCGCCTGTCGAAAGCAAAGGAACTGCTTGTGCATACAGATATGAAAATCAATGAAATTGCAGAAACTATTGGCTATAAAAATAGTTATTTTAATAGACTATTTAAAAAACATGAGGGATATACACCCGGTCAATATCGTGAAATAAGAAGGGATCAAGCTGGCTAA
- a CDS encoding glycosyl hydrolase gives MSNVQTKSSRPVFTKQDFLHPKAAYRVQPFWFWNGEMEENEIEHQIKEMAEKGVGGFFICPRQGLTIPYLSEEWFEKVKFAVATAKKFQLEVWLYDEYPYPSGIAGGEVTLEHPEAKQYQLVHKVVTVENGESCSLDLPWGRILSAKAVSIDIETGKRSWDQALGIEEFIGNYQAERVFQKTGLTAYNQKRYFTYNTRKKLNWQAPKGKWEVHCFLEVEIDDFKYYGTFVDPCHEEAMKTFINLTHNRYAKKLGEEFGLTVKGMFTDETGLLGKIPWSTQLPEFFKETNGYDLKKYLYALIDDQAPESAKVRYDYFQSIHLLLRKTYHKQIHDWCEEHGLQYVAEVPSVRMTTQAYSHVPGGDSAHEKLGRSLQWILEKDVTSLRANPKLISSLANQLDRERALIECFHSIGWSMTLQDAKWMLDRLAAFGINFFNFHAFFYTLDGLKKHDAPPSQFLQNPYWEHFRLLGDYAGRLGYVMSCGKPIRKIAVLDPTTSLWTHMGNPFHRFDYGGENKEEEKRLNELLQDWSNICKQLTLHHKDYDHLDPELLTEAKVENGEIKIGNASYSVLILPPISNIEKKAWKKIKEFHDQDGVVIANGLLPFEQIHDDFQGEEILHTFGFNKGAEIHYFKKSNHHEDWIKGDQNAFFVYKRESSQQTPLTLLENFLHDEILFKPADKSKSFLVEKRALQDDSVLVFMSNQEGGSHNATLYHQPLDHNQSYMFQSLDLETGRIEALHSECEGDRWKVNLYFNPYQSHLIQIIPTTKPKEIPYDNSDQTIWSVKANEPWQMKPLQGNVMRFEKFNLTINDSQESSDTGSEVQVKTFIDQFTDVADKESLPLSFHQVFGTPMKMSVNYPLSCIYEKEFDIEALPGQCSIFMDKEAISGQYQIWVNDQAVSNFKNQFVYDHRNQICDITSILQNGKNKLRIEVTLFHDTDGVVDPIYLIGDFGVAFGPNDQPIMTKIDQSMLISIQHGPLPLLPYYAGTVLFKRNEHLDNLPNSDKFALHLSDLDKNFHDCLEVRINGYSLGVRAWTPYRWEGPTSILKAGKNEIEVKVTNTLIGLLEGKTFDYETHTLFNVEGKFKNRYVYE, from the coding sequence ATGTCTAATGTGCAAACGAAGTCAAGTCGTCCAGTTTTTACAAAACAAGACTTTCTTCATCCAAAAGCTGCCTACCGTGTACAGCCGTTTTGGTTTTGGAACGGGGAGATGGAGGAAAATGAAATTGAGCACCAGATTAAGGAAATGGCTGAGAAAGGGGTTGGCGGATTTTTTATTTGCCCACGACAAGGTTTAACGATTCCATATTTATCTGAGGAATGGTTTGAGAAGGTAAAGTTTGCAGTTGCAACAGCGAAAAAATTTCAACTAGAAGTGTGGTTATATGATGAATATCCATATCCAAGTGGAATAGCAGGTGGAGAGGTAACATTAGAGCATCCAGAAGCAAAACAGTATCAACTAGTCCATAAAGTTGTAACGGTTGAGAATGGAGAGTCATGCAGCCTTGATTTGCCATGGGGGCGAATTTTATCAGCTAAAGCTGTTTCAATTGATATAGAGACAGGAAAACGAAGCTGGGATCAAGCTTTAGGTATTGAAGAGTTTATTGGAAATTACCAGGCCGAACGAGTGTTTCAAAAGACAGGTTTAACTGCATACAATCAAAAACGTTATTTTACTTACAATACACGTAAGAAATTAAACTGGCAGGCTCCTAAAGGAAAATGGGAGGTTCATTGTTTCCTGGAAGTAGAGATTGACGATTTTAAGTATTATGGTACATTTGTTGACCCATGTCATGAGGAAGCGATGAAAACTTTTATTAACTTAACGCATAATCGATATGCGAAAAAACTGGGTGAGGAATTTGGTCTTACGGTAAAAGGAATGTTTACAGATGAAACAGGGCTATTAGGAAAAATACCGTGGAGCACTCAGCTTCCTGAATTTTTCAAAGAAACGAATGGATATGATTTAAAAAAATATTTATATGCGTTAATCGATGATCAAGCACCAGAATCAGCTAAGGTTCGTTATGATTATTTTCAATCCATACATTTATTATTAAGAAAAACATATCACAAACAAATCCATGATTGGTGTGAGGAGCATGGTCTTCAGTATGTTGCAGAAGTACCATCTGTCCGAATGACCACTCAAGCTTACAGTCATGTACCAGGCGGAGATAGTGCACATGAAAAGCTTGGTCGTTCTTTACAGTGGATTCTTGAAAAAGACGTAACGAGCCTTAGGGCCAATCCAAAATTAATTAGTTCACTCGCAAATCAGCTTGACAGAGAACGGGCATTAATCGAATGTTTCCATAGTATAGGTTGGTCCATGACCCTCCAAGATGCAAAATGGATGTTAGATAGACTAGCAGCATTTGGAATTAACTTCTTTAATTTTCATGCCTTTTTTTACACGTTAGACGGATTAAAAAAACATGATGCTCCTCCATCACAATTTCTTCAAAATCCATATTGGGAGCATTTCCGTTTATTAGGAGATTATGCAGGACGTCTTGGGTACGTTATGAGCTGCGGTAAACCGATACGTAAGATTGCTGTTCTTGATCCAACTACAAGTCTTTGGACACATATGGGGAACCCGTTTCATAGATTTGATTATGGTGGAGAAAATAAAGAGGAAGAAAAGAGATTAAATGAATTATTACAAGATTGGTCAAATATTTGTAAACAACTAACTTTGCATCATAAGGATTATGATCACTTGGATCCGGAATTACTTACGGAAGCAAAAGTGGAAAATGGAGAAATCAAAATTGGTAACGCTTCCTATTCAGTTCTTATATTACCTCCAATTTCTAATATCGAAAAGAAAGCTTGGAAAAAAATAAAAGAATTTCATGATCAAGACGGGGTAGTAATTGCAAATGGATTACTTCCATTTGAACAAATCCATGATGATTTCCAAGGAGAAGAAATCTTGCACACTTTTGGTTTCAACAAAGGTGCTGAGATTCATTATTTTAAAAAGTCAAATCACCATGAGGATTGGATAAAAGGTGATCAAAATGCATTCTTTGTTTACAAAAGAGAAAGCAGTCAGCAAACTCCTCTTACATTATTAGAGAATTTTCTTCATGATGAGATTCTATTTAAACCAGCTGACAAGAGCAAAAGCTTTCTTGTTGAGAAAAGGGCTCTGCAAGATGATTCTGTACTTGTGTTTATGAGTAACCAAGAAGGTGGTTCACATAATGCCACACTCTATCATCAACCATTAGATCATAACCAAAGCTATATGTTTCAATCCTTAGATTTGGAGACAGGTCGTATTGAAGCACTTCATTCTGAATGTGAAGGTGATAGATGGAAGGTTAATTTATATTTTAATCCATATCAATCTCACTTAATCCAAATAATTCCAACAACGAAACCGAAGGAAATACCGTACGATAATTCAGATCAAACCATATGGAGTGTGAAAGCAAATGAACCATGGCAGATGAAGCCATTGCAAGGAAATGTAATGAGATTTGAAAAATTTAACCTAACAATTAATGATAGTCAAGAAAGCAGTGATACGGGTTCAGAAGTTCAAGTCAAAACATTTATTGATCAATTTACAGATGTTGCTGATAAAGAAAGTTTGCCACTATCCTTTCATCAAGTTTTCGGAACACCGATGAAAATGTCTGTTAACTATCCACTATCATGTATTTATGAAAAGGAATTTGACATTGAAGCTCTACCAGGACAGTGCTCTATATTTATGGATAAAGAGGCGATATCCGGCCAATATCAAATATGGGTAAATGATCAGGCAGTATCAAATTTTAAGAATCAATTTGTTTATGATCACCGAAATCAAATATGTGATATTACATCGATTTTGCAAAATGGAAAAAACAAACTTCGAATTGAAGTAACACTATTTCACGATACGGATGGAGTAGTTGATCCAATTTACTTAATTGGTGATTTTGGAGTTGCGTTCGGTCCAAATGATCAGCCAATTATGACGAAAATTGATCAAAGCATGTTGATATCAATTCAACACGGACCATTACCGCTACTACCCTACTATGCAGGAACGGTATTATTCAAGCGTAATGAACATCTTGATAATCTACCAAACAGCGATAAATTCGCTCTTCATTTGAGTGACTTGGATAAGAATTTCCATGATTGTCTGGAGGTTAGGATAAATGGCTATTCACTAGGGGTACGAGCTTGGACACCATATCGCTGGGAAGGGCCGACCTCCATTCTTAAAGCAGGAAAAAATGAGATTGAAGTCAAAGTAACAAATACGTTAATTGGTTTATTAGAAGGAAAGACCTTCGATTATGAAACTCATACCTTGTTTAATGTAGAAGGTAAATTCAAGAATCGTTATGTGTATGAATAG
- a CDS encoding MarR family transcriptional regulator has product MLQEEVDTISSLTKLPIDSLNLDAVAVVTNIYRIAQGLKNKMEQEVLSEYGLSWTSFSILYDLWIWGSLETKKLAESAGVSKATISNITNTLERKELCYRKVDDKDRRNTFVLLTEKGKKVIEELYPRFHTGEVDIVSSLSVSEQVSIANLLRRVIRENKF; this is encoded by the coding sequence TTGCTTCAAGAAGAGGTCGATACAATCAGCTCGTTAACAAAGTTACCAATAGATTCACTTAATTTGGATGCAGTTGCTGTTGTAACGAATATCTATAGAATAGCACAAGGGTTAAAGAATAAAATGGAGCAGGAAGTACTTTCAGAATATGGACTTTCTTGGACTTCATTTTCGATTCTTTATGATTTATGGATATGGGGCTCTCTTGAAACAAAAAAACTTGCTGAATCAGCAGGTGTGTCAAAAGCTACAATAAGTAACATAACAAATACATTGGAACGAAAAGAACTTTGCTACCGGAAAGTTGATGACAAAGACAGAAGAAATACCTTTGTCTTGTTGACTGAAAAAGGGAAGAAAGTGATAGAAGAGCTGTACCCACGCTTCCATACAGGTGAAGTTGACATTGTTTCCAGTTTAAGTGTGTCAGAACAAGTATCAATTGCAAACTTACTAAGAAGAGTCATTAGGGAAAATAAATTTTAA
- a CDS encoding carbohydrate ABC transporter permease yields MKVSRGDRVFNVCNIVILGIVALISLFPIYYVFVVSFTDPTEYIQKNLVLFPENWSLASYKYLLSTDAFLNSIGVSTFLAVVGTFCSLLITSTLAYALSRKRFRGRRFILLFILFTILFNPGIIPNYLLVKELGLLNNIWSVILVSLSSGWYVILMKGFFDSIPETLVEAATIDGCNEITAFFKIVLPLSLPAIAAFGLFFAVAYWNQYFNALLYLNDSSKWPIQVLLQNMLIDASTSSLGDVDPLVQPPPSQTLKMAAVIIAIAPILLVYPFLQKHFAKGVMIGSIKE; encoded by the coding sequence ATGAAGGTATCGAGGGGAGACCGGGTTTTTAATGTATGTAATATCGTCATTCTAGGTATCGTGGCTTTAATTAGTCTATTTCCAATTTATTATGTTTTTGTTGTTTCATTTACAGATCCAACAGAGTATATCCAAAAGAACCTTGTGCTTTTTCCGGAAAATTGGTCTTTAGCTTCCTATAAATATTTGTTATCAACCGATGCATTTCTTAACTCAATTGGAGTTAGTACATTTCTAGCAGTTGTAGGTACATTTTGTAGCTTACTCATTACATCCACGTTGGCTTATGCTCTATCACGAAAAAGATTTCGTGGAAGAAGATTTATTCTACTATTCATTTTATTTACGATTCTTTTTAATCCGGGGATTATCCCGAATTATCTACTTGTAAAAGAGCTAGGATTATTAAATAATATTTGGTCTGTCATCTTAGTATCGTTATCAAGTGGCTGGTATGTTATTTTGATGAAAGGATTTTTTGATTCCATTCCCGAAACATTGGTAGAAGCAGCGACAATTGATGGATGTAATGAAATAACAGCATTTTTTAAGATTGTTCTGCCACTATCACTTCCGGCGATTGCCGCATTTGGTTTATTCTTCGCAGTAGCGTATTGGAATCAATATTTTAATGCTTTACTTTATTTAAATGATTCTAGCAAATGGCCAATTCAGGTTTTACTGCAAAATATGCTGATTGACGCTTCCACCAGTAGTCTAGGCGATGTTGATCCTCTGGTTCAGCCCCCGCCAAGTCAAACATTGAAAATGGCGGCTGTTATTATCGCAATTGCACCAATTTTACTGGTATATCCATTTTTACAAAAGCATTTTGCCAAAGGGGTAATGATTGGTTCGATTAAGGAGTGA
- a CDS encoding extracellular solute-binding protein → MGKRKAYLLLVLTLVFSMILSACSGEKSSTEESGGDGPTEIRVMSHFFNPTPPSNDSAVKKEIEKATNSKLNIEWVSANNYTDKLNVMLASGDLPDLMLIPDPFNPVFRKAAEQGAFWDVSPYIKDYPNLNKTIDPIAWDLTKMNGGNFGIPRPRPTDGETFLILRKDWLDHVGLDVPKTSDELYEVMKAFTYGDPDQNGKDDTIGVAGQIDPIGMGSLVNFEGIFTGATGDWKEVNGELVHTATLPEMKEALEFLANAYKEKLIPEDFASLQISQVKEMFQANKAGMISQKTGAMQETYDPLSKIVKDFDFMNLYPLTSVNSYNPKGPGFAGINAIPKSVPEEKMKKILAVLDRWVEEDVFSLHKQGIEGVHHKVENGEVVVDTEKMVEDAVADFNQILYVSDPYASTVKPTFPEEVQKFYAEVQDERAKSSVADVSIGLYSETGQTYLPELTKKIMDLKTKIILGREPLSAWDTFVNDLKADQNFIKLTEEMNQSYKER, encoded by the coding sequence ATGGGAAAAAGAAAGGCTTATTTGCTTTTAGTACTTACATTGGTATTCTCAATGATTTTATCAGCATGCTCAGGTGAAAAATCATCAACTGAAGAAAGTGGTGGGGATGGTCCTACTGAGATCCGTGTTATGAGTCATTTTTTTAATCCAACACCGCCATCTAATGATAGCGCGGTAAAAAAAGAGATTGAGAAAGCTACAAATTCTAAGTTAAACATTGAATGGGTTTCAGCCAATAACTATACTGATAAATTGAATGTTATGCTGGCATCTGGTGACTTGCCTGATTTGATGTTAATTCCTGATCCATTCAATCCGGTGTTTCGAAAAGCTGCTGAGCAAGGGGCATTTTGGGATGTTTCACCATATATTAAAGATTACCCAAATCTAAATAAAACGATCGATCCAATTGCTTGGGATTTAACGAAAATGAATGGAGGAAATTTTGGAATACCTCGACCAAGACCAACTGATGGAGAAACATTTTTAATTCTACGAAAAGATTGGCTGGATCATGTAGGATTAGATGTTCCGAAGACATCAGATGAGTTGTATGAAGTAATGAAGGCATTTACTTATGGAGATCCGGATCAAAATGGAAAAGATGATACAATTGGGGTAGCAGGTCAAATTGACCCAATTGGTATGGGGAGCTTAGTGAATTTTGAAGGAATCTTTACAGGTGCTACAGGAGATTGGAAAGAGGTAAATGGTGAACTTGTTCATACAGCAACTCTACCAGAAATGAAAGAAGCACTTGAATTCTTGGCAAATGCTTATAAAGAAAAATTAATTCCAGAGGACTTTGCTTCTTTGCAAATTTCACAAGTGAAGGAAATGTTCCAAGCCAACAAAGCCGGGATGATAAGTCAAAAAACAGGTGCTATGCAAGAAACGTATGATCCGCTTTCTAAGATTGTAAAAGACTTTGATTTTATGAATCTATACCCGCTTACAAGTGTTAATAGTTATAATCCAAAAGGACCTGGATTCGCAGGAATAAACGCTATACCAAAAAGTGTTCCAGAAGAAAAAATGAAGAAAATATTAGCGGTGTTAGACCGTTGGGTGGAAGAAGATGTGTTTTCACTTCATAAACAAGGAATAGAAGGAGTCCACCATAAGGTTGAAAATGGTGAAGTTGTTGTTGATACAGAAAAAATGGTGGAGGATGCAGTAGCAGACTTTAATCAAATTTTGTATGTATCTGATCCATATGCTAGTACAGTAAAACCTACATTCCCGGAAGAAGTACAGAAGTTTTATGCAGAAGTTCAAGATGAAAGAGCAAAAAGCAGTGTTGCAGATGTGAGCATAGGGTTGTACTCTGAAACAGGACAAACATACTTACCGGAATTAACAAAAAAAATAATGGATTTAAAAACGAAAATTATTTTAGGACGAGAGCCGCTAAGTGCGTGGGACACATTTGTGAATGACCTTAAGGCTGATCAAAACTTTATCAAGCTAACAGAAGAAATGAATCAATCTTATAAAGAAAGATAA
- a CDS encoding ABC transporter permease, which translates to MEREIEIQQKVTVYKKEAKIKSLYRIIAKDKYLYLLALPGILYFLVFKYVPMLGIAIAFQDYSPYLGFAESNWVGFKHFQALFANPDFWLIFRNTLAISFLNLLLFFPLPIILAIMLNELRSQFYKRTVQSIIYLPHFLSWVIIATLTFMMLSQSEGLINQILVFLGFEKVQFLTNPNTFWLMLTSQSIWKEVGWGTIIFLAAIAGVNTQLYEAAKMDGANRLQQIWHVTLPAIRNVILILLILRLGDIMEVGFEQVFLMYNGAVAEVAEVFDTFVYRVGIQQGQFSYSTAIGLFKSIVGLILVVGANRLAKKFGEEGIY; encoded by the coding sequence GTGGAAAGAGAAATTGAGATACAACAAAAAGTAACCGTTTACAAAAAGGAGGCGAAAATAAAAAGTCTCTATAGAATCATAGCAAAAGATAAGTATTTATACCTCCTTGCATTACCAGGCATTCTTTATTTCCTTGTATTTAAGTACGTACCAATGCTCGGGATTGCCATCGCTTTTCAGGATTATTCACCTTATCTGGGCTTTGCTGAGAGCAACTGGGTTGGGTTTAAACATTTTCAAGCATTGTTTGCTAATCCGGATTTTTGGTTAATATTTCGGAATACATTGGCGATTAGCTTCTTAAATCTACTATTATTTTTTCCATTACCGATTATTTTAGCGATCATGCTGAATGAATTAAGAAGTCAATTTTACAAGAGAACCGTGCAATCGATTATCTATTTACCTCATTTTCTTTCATGGGTTATTATTGCGACCTTGACATTTATGATGTTATCCCAGTCAGAAGGACTAATTAATCAGATTCTTGTCTTTTTAGGCTTTGAAAAAGTTCAATTTTTGACGAATCCCAATACATTTTGGTTGATGTTAACCTCTCAATCGATATGGAAGGAAGTTGGTTGGGGGACCATTATTTTCTTAGCAGCGATTGCGGGAGTAAATACACAGCTTTATGAAGCGGCAAAAATGGATGGAGCGAATCGATTACAGCAAATTTGGCATGTGACCTTGCCTGCAATCCGAAATGTTATCTTGATTCTTCTTATTTTAAGATTAGGTGACATTATGGAGGTAGGATTTGAACAAGTTTTCCTTATGTATAACGGAGCTGTAGCAGAGGTAGCGGAAGTGTTTGATACGTTTGTGTATAGAGTTGGTATTCAACAAGGACAATTCAGTTACAGTACAGCTATCGGATTATTCAAATCTATTGTTGGACTGATATTGGTTGTTGGTGCAAATCGTTTAGCAAAGAAATTTGGAGAAGAAGGTATTTATTAG